The following are from one region of the Thermoproteus uzoniensis 768-20 genome:
- a CDS encoding PaREP1 family protein gives MLSLTKPWVDLEKYRRDRLKEAMYEAELAEEFLKNGLVRNAAGKAFQAVKAYLAAVAAAQRDKVVAAFPGRRRLGPTKVVERGEWIIAVMPTSRMREVAAVIGDRELRLMVELALNLHEFQYNGLDGDAEVSRYASEEMVRRDIEEVVSYIRRAASGQQP, from the coding sequence GTGCTTTCTCTCACAAAGCCTTGGGTAGATTTAGAGAAGTACCGGCGAGATCGCCTAAAGGAGGCCATGTACGAGGCGGAGCTCGCAGAGGAGTTCCTAAAAAACGGCCTCGTTCGAAACGCCGCCGGCAAGGCGTTTCAAGCCGTCAAGGCCTATTTGGCGGCCGTAGCTGCGGCGCAGAGGGATAAGGTAGTCGCCGCTTTCCCGGGCAGGCGCAGGCTCGGACCCACTAAAGTCGTGGAGAGGGGGGAGTGGATAATTGCCGTGATGCCCACGTCTAGAATGCGGGAGGTGGCGGCCGTAATCGGCGATAGGGAGCTACGGCTGATGGTCGAGCTGGCCTTAAACCTGCACGAGTTTCAGTACAACGGCCTAGACGGAGACGCGGAGGTGTCTCGATACGCCAGCGAGGAGATGGTGAGGAGAGATATAGAGGAGGTGGTGTCCTATATCAGAAGAGCGGCGTCCGGCCAACAGCCTTGA
- a CDS encoding amidohydrolase family protein, which translates to MCFVVEGRAYVGGAVRYVSLLVEGGAIKSLKGRGEGCRVLQFSAKHLILPGFVDVHVHFRDWGLSHKETLLGGSAAALAGGVTAVLDMPNTRPHIRTAELYAKRLAEGSALPIHYGVHMGVPEDLAELDAARPRSVKIYPEDVERFGWAHVERLLERCRSLGCVAVFHCEDPAYLAEGSRPPEAEARCADRVALYARRGYRIHVTHVSLPYTVEALRGLATVDATPHHLLLSSDKCSGPLCRVNPPLRGEDQRRRLLALFLAGAVDMYATDHAPHTLEEKLSGSPGICSLDVASSLLLRFWRDGLLGLDDVVRLYSFRPARFAGLDVGLRPGAPAAFSVFKLEEFAVSERDFKGTCRFSPLVGLRAFGRAVAVASKGVLRLLETGEAVA; encoded by the coding sequence ATGTGCTTCGTCGTGGAGGGGAGGGCGTATGTAGGCGGCGCCGTCCGCTACGTATCTCTGCTCGTCGAGGGCGGCGCGATCAAGTCCCTCAAGGGGAGGGGCGAGGGGTGTAGGGTTCTCCAGTTCTCGGCTAAGCACTTAATACTGCCGGGCTTCGTGGACGTCCACGTCCACTTCCGGGACTGGGGCCTTTCCCACAAGGAGACCCTCCTCGGCGGCTCTGCGGCGGCTTTGGCGGGCGGCGTCACGGCGGTGCTGGATATGCCCAACACGAGGCCCCATATAAGGACCGCCGAGCTCTACGCCAAGAGACTTGCCGAGGGCTCGGCCCTCCCCATACACTACGGCGTCCATATGGGCGTCCCGGAGGACTTGGCGGAGCTGGACGCCGCGCGGCCGCGCTCGGTCAAGATATACCCGGAGGACGTGGAGAGATTCGGCTGGGCCCACGTGGAGCGTCTGCTGGAGAGGTGCAGATCTCTCGGGTGCGTCGCGGTCTTCCACTGCGAGGATCCGGCCTACCTCGCGGAGGGCTCCCGCCCGCCTGAGGCCGAGGCCCGCTGCGCCGACCGCGTCGCCCTCTACGCCCGGCGCGGCTACAGGATACACGTGACCCACGTCTCTCTGCCCTACACGGTCGAGGCCTTGAGGGGGCTCGCCACCGTCGACGCGACCCCCCACCACCTCCTCCTCAGCTCCGACAAGTGCTCGGGCCCTCTCTGTAGGGTCAACCCCCCTCTGCGGGGGGAGGACCAGAGGAGGCGCCTCCTGGCCCTCTTCCTCGCAGGCGCCGTCGATATGTACGCGACGGACCACGCCCCCCACACCCTGGAGGAGAAGCTGTCGGGGTCGCCCGGCATCTGTAGCCTCGACGTGGCCTCCTCCCTCCTGCTTAGGTTCTGGCGCGACGGGCTCCTCGGCCTCGACGACGTGGTGCGGCTCTACTCCTTCAGGCCGGCCCGCTTCGCCGGGCTCGACGTGGGCTTGAGGCCCGGGGCCCCCGCCGCCTTCTCGGTCTTCAAGCTCGAGGAGTTCGCCGTGTCTGAGCGCGACTTCAAGGGCACCTGCCGCTTCTCGCCTCTTGTCGGCCTGAGGGCGTTCGGGAGGGCGGTCGCGGTCGCCTCCAAGGGCGTCCTCCGCCTGCTGGAGACGGGCGAGGCCGTGGCCTAG
- the mqnC gene encoding cyclic dehypoxanthinyl futalosine synthase — MRLEDVRELLSRDLWELGMEAWKIRSGLYGRRATYISSMVLNYTNVCVVECEFCPFWRRRGDRDAYALSVDEAVGRVLAVDAKYGLRQVLVQGGINPEIGIEYFEDLFRRIKAKAPHIAVHALSPLEVDYLSRRERMSRREVLERLKEAGMDSMPGGGGEILVDRVRKEISPKKISAEVWLRIMEEAHKLGIPTSATMMYGHVEGPEDWAEHIWKIAELQERTKGFLAFIAWNYEPGGNKLGERVRHPRTSATLLRIVAVARTAFTGDAFIPHIQSSWLTNGPETAELAMYFGADDFGGTLYEEKVLEEQRRSSPIATRKDVEELIRRAGLQPVERDNWYRPVA, encoded by the coding sequence GTGAGGCTGGAGGACGTGAGGGAGTTGCTCTCCAGGGATCTGTGGGAGCTGGGGATGGAGGCCTGGAAGATAAGGAGTGGCCTCTACGGGAGGAGGGCCACGTACATATCCAGCATGGTGCTGAACTACACCAACGTGTGCGTGGTGGAGTGCGAGTTCTGCCCGTTCTGGAGGAGGCGGGGGGATAGAGACGCCTACGCGCTGTCGGTGGACGAGGCCGTCGGGAGGGTGCTCGCCGTCGACGCGAAGTACGGGCTGAGGCAGGTCTTGGTGCAAGGCGGCATAAACCCCGAGATAGGGATAGAGTACTTCGAGGATCTGTTCAGGAGGATAAAGGCCAAGGCGCCCCACATAGCCGTGCACGCGCTGTCGCCGCTGGAGGTGGACTACCTATCCAGGAGGGAGAGGATGTCGCGGCGCGAGGTCCTCGAGAGGCTCAAGGAGGCCGGCATGGACTCCATGCCCGGCGGAGGCGGCGAGATCCTCGTGGACAGGGTCAGGAAGGAGATATCGCCGAAGAAGATAAGCGCCGAGGTCTGGCTGAGGATAATGGAGGAGGCCCACAAGCTCGGCATACCCACGTCGGCCACCATGATGTACGGCCACGTGGAGGGGCCCGAGGACTGGGCCGAGCATATATGGAAGATAGCCGAGCTGCAGGAGAGGACCAAGGGCTTTCTGGCCTTTATAGCGTGGAACTACGAGCCGGGCGGCAACAAGCTCGGCGAGAGGGTGAGGCACCCGAGGACGTCGGCCACTCTGTTGAGGATAGTGGCCGTCGCGAGGACGGCGTTTACGGGAGACGCCTTCATACCCCACATACAGTCGTCCTGGCTCACCAACGGGCCCGAGACGGCGGAGCTCGCCATGTACTTCGGCGCCGACGACTTCGGCGGAACTCTATACGAGGAGAAGGTGTTGGAGGAGCAGAGGCGGAGCTCCCCCATAGCGACTAGGAAAGACGTGGAGGAGCTGATAAGGAGGGCCGGGCTCCAGCCCGTGGAGAGGGACAACTGGTATAGGCCGGTGGCCTAG
- a CDS encoding CofH family radical SAM protein produces MTPREIAEAALSGLSAGEAVKLFDEDFMALAKAAEELTLKLWGDSVTFVNNIVINYSNVCVARCPICAFYRPPKHPEAYTRAPEDVAKAVAEASSSLGVTELHVNGGFNPELSVEYFEELFRAVKRAAPGVAIKGPTMAEVDYYSRLWRMSWREVLERFKEAGLDAISGGGAEIFAEEVRRVVSPHKLDGETWLNIAELAHKLGIPSNATMLYGHVERPEHVVDHIFKVKELQERTGGLLLFIPVKFSPYNTELGRRGLVAAPAPAVYDIKVVAIARLILLDKLKVAAYWVSTGKRLASTLLKAGANDLVGTMYNEAVLASAGMRGAASPEELAAIAREAGRRPALRDTFHRVLRWL; encoded by the coding sequence GTGACCCCCCGCGAGATAGCCGAGGCCGCGCTGTCGGGCTTGTCGGCCGGCGAGGCCGTGAAGCTCTTCGACGAGGACTTCATGGCCCTCGCCAAAGCCGCCGAGGAGCTGACGCTCAAGCTGTGGGGCGACTCGGTGACGTTCGTCAACAACATAGTGATCAACTACAGCAACGTCTGCGTGGCGAGGTGCCCCATATGCGCCTTCTACAGGCCCCCGAAGCATCCAGAGGCCTATACCCGCGCCCCGGAGGACGTGGCGAAGGCCGTCGCCGAGGCCTCCTCGTCCCTCGGCGTGACTGAGCTCCACGTAAACGGCGGCTTCAACCCAGAGCTGTCCGTGGAGTACTTCGAGGAGCTTTTCAGGGCCGTCAAGAGGGCAGCGCCCGGCGTGGCGATAAAGGGCCCCACGATGGCCGAGGTCGACTACTACTCGCGTCTGTGGCGCATGTCGTGGCGCGAGGTCCTCGAGAGGTTCAAGGAGGCGGGACTAGACGCCATATCCGGAGGAGGCGCTGAGATCTTCGCCGAGGAGGTCAGGCGCGTCGTGTCACCCCACAAGCTCGACGGCGAGACTTGGCTGAACATAGCGGAGCTGGCCCACAAGCTCGGCATACCCAGCAACGCCACCATGCTGTACGGCCATGTAGAGAGGCCGGAGCACGTCGTGGACCACATCTTCAAGGTCAAGGAGCTTCAGGAAAGGACCGGCGGCCTCCTCCTGTTCATACCGGTCAAGTTCTCCCCCTACAACACGGAGCTCGGCCGGAGGGGCCTCGTCGCGGCCCCGGCGCCCGCCGTATACGATATAAAGGTCGTCGCCATCGCGAGGCTCATCTTGCTGGACAAGTTGAAGGTCGCCGCCTATTGGGTCTCGACGGGCAAACGACTGGCGTCGACTCTCTTAAAGGCCGGGGCCAACGACTTGGTGGGCACTATGTACAACGAGGCGGTGCTGGCATCGGCCGGCATGCGCGGGGCCGCGTCGCCGGAGGAGCTCGCCGCGATAGCCAGAGAGGCCGGGAGGCGGCCTGCACTTAGAGATACGTTCCACAGAGTTCTGCGATGGCTGTGA
- a CDS encoding MqnA/MqnD/SBP family protein: MAVKVVRIRYAHSDPLFWKARVQAVEAGNLESARLLLDGVADIGFVPITLAAQYGLHIVPRLAIYSVGPIISSRLFKGRGSGGACAVGETTVSARALSALLGLSFKGVDDPWTALDSCSEVLAVGDEALRMADRGVPHVVDVGELWQERVGSPLVFAVLVARPGAPGLEEAVAEMENSVASFYENPGPLIESVARRLSISRGLVEEYYQRSRYLVNGSVMEAMKREAEILGLPPLRFAQV; encoded by the coding sequence ATGGCTGTGAAGGTAGTCAGGATAAGGTACGCGCACAGCGACCCGCTTTTCTGGAAGGCGAGGGTCCAGGCTGTGGAGGCCGGCAATCTGGAGTCCGCCCGCCTGTTGCTCGACGGCGTAGCCGACATAGGCTTCGTCCCCATAACCCTCGCGGCGCAGTACGGCCTACATATAGTCCCGCGGCTGGCTATATACAGCGTGGGGCCCATAATATCCTCCCGCCTGTTCAAGGGACGCGGCTCCGGCGGGGCTTGCGCAGTCGGCGAGACCACAGTCAGCGCCAGGGCCCTCTCGGCCTTGCTGGGCCTCTCCTTCAAGGGCGTCGACGATCCCTGGACGGCCCTCGACTCGTGCTCCGAGGTGCTGGCCGTCGGCGACGAGGCGTTGAGGATGGCCGACAGAGGCGTTCCCCACGTGGTGGACGTAGGCGAGCTCTGGCAGGAGCGCGTCGGCTCCCCCCTCGTCTTCGCGGTGCTCGTCGCAAGGCCGGGCGCTCCCGGCCTAGAGGAGGCGGTGGCCGAGATGGAGAACTCAGTGGCCAGCTTCTACGAGAACCCCGGCCCCCTAATAGAGTCTGTGGCCAGAAGGCTCTCCATAAGCAGGGGCCTGGTCGAGGAATACTACCAGCGCTCCCGCTATCTCGTCAACGGCTCCGTCATGGAGGCCATGAAGAGGGAGGCCGAGATCTTGGGCCTCCCCCCTCTGCGCTTCGCGCAAGTTTAA
- a CDS encoding menaquinone biosynthesis family protein gives MELVLAHSPDADDAYMFYGIASGAVKSRFAFREFLADIETLNKLAVGGARLDLTALSAAALGFTDRYYVLRVGASMGYGYGPVVVAGPRSGEVRLVAVPGRYTTAALLLKLAMPDVKTVEVPFDKIIDAVAAGVVDAGILIHEGQITYGRLGLRKVIDLGEWWLREKGLPTPLGVDAVRKELGLDAAEELKGLLSESIKYAEAHREEALRYASKFSRGLPLDDVARFVDMYVNEYTKDMGKRGEEAVRELLSEAKRRGLVELGEAEFV, from the coding sequence ATGGAGCTCGTCCTGGCCCACTCCCCGGACGCAGACGACGCCTACATGTTCTACGGCATAGCGTCTGGGGCCGTCAAGAGCCGCTTCGCCTTCAGGGAGTTCCTGGCCGATATAGAGACGCTCAACAAGCTGGCGGTGGGCGGGGCGCGGCTCGACCTCACCGCCTTGAGCGCGGCGGCCTTGGGCTTCACCGACAGATACTACGTGCTTAGGGTCGGCGCGTCCATGGGCTACGGCTACGGGCCCGTTGTTGTCGCGGGCCCCAGATCCGGCGAGGTCAGACTCGTGGCTGTGCCGGGCAGATACACGACGGCGGCGCTCCTCCTCAAGCTGGCTATGCCCGACGTCAAGACAGTCGAGGTCCCCTTCGACAAGATAATCGACGCGGTGGCGGCCGGCGTCGTCGACGCCGGGATCCTCATACACGAGGGCCAGATCACCTACGGGCGCCTCGGCTTGAGGAAGGTGATCGACCTAGGCGAGTGGTGGCTCCGCGAGAAGGGGCTACCGACGCCTCTCGGCGTAGACGCCGTGAGGAAAGAGCTAGGCCTAGACGCCGCGGAGGAGTTGAAGGGCCTCCTCTCGGAGTCCATTAAATACGCCGAGGCGCATAGGGAGGAGGCCTTGAGATATGCCTCCAAGTTCTCCAGAGGCCTTCCGCTGGACGACGTCGCGCGTTTCGTGGACATGTACGTCAACGAGTACACCAAGGATATGGGGAAGAGAGGCGAGGAGGCGGTGAGGGAGCTCCTCTCCGAGGCCAAGAGACGGGGACTGGTCGAGCTGGGCGAGGCAGAATTCGTTTGA
- a CDS encoding queuosine precursor transporter: MLGQIALLLEALAAFGLTAVMYRALLRLAKIDPTVLAIAFYMVLLTVSQYAASKITNYLGFLVPAGTMTYVATVAMLDIIVLREGFHYARNVVLAGFLSQWLITAVNYVVVYLPSPVAPNSIYEAVFSTSARVAFASPIAYLAAETLDAYMVAKIGGAVWKRVIYSDPIAMAVDTLVFMPIAFWGVLPPPDFWSSVAGLLLTKISLAPVVAGVVYLNRRYLLKAAYEKAS; the protein is encoded by the coding sequence GTGTTGGGCCAGATCGCCCTCCTCCTCGAGGCGCTCGCGGCCTTCGGCCTAACCGCCGTCATGTACAGGGCGTTGTTGAGGCTCGCCAAGATAGACCCCACGGTGCTCGCCATAGCCTTCTACATGGTCCTCCTGACGGTTTCCCAGTACGCCGCCTCCAAGATAACCAACTACCTGGGCTTCCTGGTGCCGGCCGGCACCATGACCTATGTGGCCACAGTGGCCATGCTAGACATAATTGTGTTGAGGGAGGGCTTCCATTACGCCAGGAACGTCGTCCTCGCGGGCTTCTTATCCCAGTGGCTGATCACGGCCGTGAACTACGTCGTGGTGTACCTCCCCTCGCCCGTCGCGCCCAACTCGATATATGAGGCCGTCTTCTCCACGTCGGCGAGGGTCGCCTTCGCGTCGCCCATAGCGTATCTGGCCGCGGAGACTCTCGACGCCTATATGGTGGCCAAGATAGGGGGCGCCGTGTGGAAGAGGGTGATATACTCCGACCCAATCGCCATGGCCGTCGACACGCTGGTCTTCATGCCCATAGCTTTCTGGGGCGTCCTGCCTCCGCCAGATTTCTGGAGCTCCGTCGCCGGCTTGTTGTTGACCAAGATATCGCTGGCGCCCGTGGTGGCCGGCGTCGTCTACCTCAACAGGAGATACCTCCTGAAGGCCGCCTACGAGAAGGCCTCCTAG
- a CDS encoding S53 family peptidase, giving the protein MAKNLLIILALFAALAAAQPLYFNCNSAVPGVPQNAPAHLIVWLWLNNVTTPNGLNYLLYQQYYVSSSPYYHKFITPQQFAAWYSPPAYVFSYIKDVASSSGLTILGVYPMAVVASGTASAVDNAIAALQSAPSSVAQWIIVGECMPIGYFAANTRSSRVPAYKPTYVAAEVGNLSQALGNVTYVNGLPLQIRYRNFEIWLPKGLQFIYDELPLLLKGINGRGVTIGIVDAFGDVNFTLAYMYQYKDAAPYDFALFNKLFGLPQAPLSVIYPVGMPVITPYNLYDALGWSYETALDIEYAHTMAPGANIVLAVAPDAGDDLFIAVEYLVNKSLADFISLSWGAPEDFYLAPPPTPQLLLAYDEVFMQAAAEGIGVFASSGDWGAFNIFWQYYGLPIEPSVLYPASDPWVTAVGGTSLHAYVSDGMVTRIEQAWSWNAYYMWGSGGGYSFVFPETPGQRIADIVYERPVVYEPALSALYGYNYFFYPAGHRGVPDVAADADPYTGVLVVINGSISPYIFGGTSLASPLTTGMTATVQSGIKFRIGLLASTLYTTYAGQGYGAYVQNDVIPMTAFYSGFSGAFFPTYGGQNGLYNVLMQQWSPVTGIGQLNVYGIYSLMK; this is encoded by the coding sequence ATGGCCAAAAACCTACTCATAATACTGGCGCTGTTTGCGGCGCTGGCGGCGGCCCAGCCGCTCTACTTCAACTGCAACTCGGCGGTCCCTGGAGTCCCCCAGAACGCCCCGGCCCACCTGATAGTGTGGCTGTGGCTCAACAACGTGACCACGCCAAACGGCCTGAACTATCTCCTGTATCAGCAGTACTACGTGTCCTCAAGCCCCTACTACCACAAGTTCATAACGCCGCAGCAGTTCGCCGCTTGGTACAGCCCGCCTGCCTACGTCTTCTCGTACATCAAGGACGTAGCCTCCTCCAGCGGCCTCACGATACTCGGCGTGTACCCGATGGCGGTGGTCGCCTCCGGCACGGCCTCGGCAGTGGACAACGCCATAGCGGCGCTCCAGTCCGCCCCCTCCTCGGTCGCCCAGTGGATAATAGTGGGCGAATGTATGCCGATAGGGTACTTCGCCGCGAACACCCGTAGCAGTAGAGTGCCCGCCTACAAGCCGACATACGTCGCCGCCGAGGTGGGCAACCTATCCCAGGCGTTGGGCAACGTGACCTACGTGAACGGCCTGCCTCTACAGATCAGGTATAGGAACTTCGAGATATGGCTTCCCAAAGGCCTCCAGTTCATATACGACGAACTGCCGCTATTGTTGAAGGGCATAAACGGCAGAGGCGTGACAATCGGCATAGTGGACGCCTTCGGCGATGTGAATTTCACATTGGCGTATATGTATCAGTACAAGGACGCCGCTCCCTACGACTTCGCGTTGTTCAACAAGCTATTCGGCCTTCCGCAGGCGCCGCTCTCAGTGATATACCCTGTGGGCATGCCGGTGATAACCCCGTACAACCTATACGACGCGTTGGGCTGGTCCTACGAGACGGCGCTCGATATAGAGTACGCCCACACAATGGCGCCCGGCGCCAATATAGTGCTGGCAGTTGCGCCGGATGCCGGCGACGATCTCTTCATAGCGGTGGAGTATTTGGTTAATAAATCGTTGGCCGACTTCATAAGCTTGAGCTGGGGAGCGCCCGAGGACTTCTACTTGGCCCCGCCGCCAACTCCGCAGTTGTTGCTGGCATACGACGAGGTGTTCATGCAAGCGGCCGCCGAGGGGATAGGCGTATTTGCCTCCTCGGGAGACTGGGGCGCGTTCAACATATTCTGGCAGTACTACGGCCTCCCGATAGAGCCAAGCGTGCTCTACCCGGCCAGCGATCCTTGGGTGACGGCGGTGGGCGGCACGTCGCTACACGCCTACGTCTCCGACGGCATGGTGACGAGGATAGAGCAGGCGTGGAGCTGGAACGCCTACTACATGTGGGGCTCCGGCGGCGGCTACTCCTTCGTGTTCCCGGAGACTCCCGGCCAGAGGATCGCCGACATAGTCTACGAACGCCCCGTAGTCTACGAGCCAGCGTTAAGTGCGCTGTACGGCTACAACTACTTCTTCTACCCGGCAGGCCATAGAGGCGTGCCCGACGTGGCCGCAGACGCCGATCCGTACACGGGCGTGTTAGTGGTGATAAACGGAAGCATCTCGCCGTATATATTCGGCGGGACGAGCCTCGCATCGCCGCTGACTACCGGCATGACAGCGACGGTGCAAAGCGGCATCAAGTTTAGAATAGGACTACTGGCGTCGACTCTGTACACGACATACGCCGGACAAGGCTATGGCGCCTACGTTCAGAACGACGTGATACCGATGACCGCGTTCTACAGCGGCTTCTCAGGCGCCTTCTTCCCGACCTATGGAGGCCAGAACGGGCTTTATAACGTGCTCATGCAGCAGTGGAGCCCGGTGACAGGTATAGGGCAACTCAACGTATACGGAATTTACTCTCTTATGAAGTAA